A genomic stretch from Thermomonospora umbrina includes:
- a CDS encoding glycoside hydrolase family 43 protein — MKLTLWRRTRMPFAAAAVLTLALAQPATGSAAAAPGDSGGDVTSAARSISLELDRDFADPSFLKVGRTWYAFASGDGFPYATAPDMRGPWRYRGKSMPSRPRWTKQATRGSYDWAPDVFRRASDGRFLMYYTAHTKGGRPCIGVATSRSPAGPFVDGHGGPRVCPSGGGALDPAPFTKLDGTQWMIYAAVGGTIRASRMNADQVRPAGTRPIDLIRRPGTIIEAPVIQRSGPRLVMFVSRFHYNDRCRYKTEAFVSVGLTAGTWRSAGDVLSQRNSGLCGPGGADVARSGRTTWIMFHAWRCKRSGCDVSRPGPTRRRVMLVGTIGWGKDSLTPRIQ; from the coding sequence GTGAAACTGACACTTTGGCGCAGAACGCGCATGCCGTTCGCCGCAGCGGCCGTCTTGACGCTCGCCCTGGCCCAGCCCGCGACCGGCTCCGCCGCCGCCGCGCCGGGCGACTCCGGCGGCGACGTCACCTCCGCCGCCAGGTCGATCTCGCTCGAACTCGACCGCGACTTCGCCGACCCGAGCTTCCTCAAGGTCGGCCGCACCTGGTACGCGTTCGCCAGCGGTGACGGCTTCCCGTACGCCACGGCGCCCGACATGCGCGGCCCGTGGAGGTACCGGGGCAAGTCCATGCCCTCTCGGCCGCGCTGGACCAAGCAGGCCACGCGGGGAAGCTACGACTGGGCGCCGGACGTGTTCCGCCGCGCCTCCGACGGCCGCTTCCTCATGTACTACACCGCCCACACCAAGGGCGGCCGTCCGTGCATCGGCGTCGCCACCTCGCGTTCGCCCGCCGGACCCTTCGTCGACGGCCACGGCGGTCCCCGCGTCTGCCCGAGCGGTGGGGGCGCGCTGGACCCGGCGCCGTTCACCAAGCTCGACGGCACCCAGTGGATGATCTACGCCGCGGTGGGCGGGACCATCCGGGCGAGCCGGATGAACGCCGACCAGGTCCGCCCCGCCGGCACGCGGCCGATCGACCTGATCCGCAGGCCGGGGACGATCATCGAGGCGCCGGTGATCCAGCGCAGCGGTCCCCGACTGGTCATGTTCGTCTCCCGCTTCCACTACAACGACCGGTGCCGGTACAAGACCGAGGCGTTCGTGTCCGTCGGCCTCACCGCCGGCACCTGGCGCTCGGCGGGCGACGTCCTCTCGCAGCGCAACAGCGGCCTGTGCGGGCCGGGCGGGGCCGACGTCGCCCGGTCGGGACGCACCACCTGGATCATGTTCCACGCCTGGCGTTGCAAGCGGTCGGGCTGCGACGTGAGCAGGCCGGGCCCGACCCGTCGCCGGGTCATGCTGGTCGGCACCATCGGCTGGGGCAAGGACTCCCTCACCCCGCGCATCCAGTAG
- a CDS encoding 3-hydroxyacyl-CoA dehydrogenase family protein, which produces MAHPVPSDYASRPVAVIGAGTLGRRIALMFATRGGVVRVVDPSAEQREAAVTFAERTIEGTVKNLGLGEPGVVEASADQDRAVEGVWLVVEAVPERLDLKQTVFARLDATAPEDAILASNSSSYASRLFIDQVKLPERVLNTHFYMPPTTNALDVMSCGRTDRAVLDFVKKVFPEYGLHPFEARRESTGFIFNRIWAAIKRESLEVVAEGVSDPEDIDEMFKLNFGTRVGPFRMMDQVGLDVVLDIEEHYAAEHPEYPEGPRRVLRGYIDQGRLGAKSGAGFYDDYTKTPVPS; this is translated from the coding sequence GTGGCCCATCCAGTACCGAGCGACTACGCGAGTCGGCCCGTCGCCGTGATCGGCGCGGGGACCCTGGGGCGCAGGATCGCGCTCATGTTCGCCACCCGCGGCGGCGTCGTGCGCGTCGTCGACCCGTCGGCCGAGCAGCGCGAGGCCGCCGTGACGTTCGCCGAACGGACCATCGAGGGCACGGTCAAGAACCTCGGGCTCGGCGAGCCCGGCGTGGTCGAGGCGAGCGCCGACCAGGACCGGGCCGTCGAGGGGGTCTGGCTCGTCGTGGAGGCGGTCCCCGAACGGCTCGACCTCAAGCAGACGGTCTTCGCCCGGTTGGACGCGACGGCGCCCGAGGACGCGATCCTCGCGAGCAACTCCTCCTCGTACGCCAGCCGGCTGTTCATCGACCAGGTCAAGCTCCCGGAGCGCGTCCTCAACACCCACTTCTACATGCCGCCCACCACGAACGCGCTCGACGTGATGTCCTGCGGGCGGACCGACCGAGCGGTGCTGGACTTCGTGAAGAAGGTCTTCCCCGAGTACGGCCTGCACCCGTTCGAGGCCCGCAGGGAGAGCACGGGGTTCATCTTCAACCGCATCTGGGCCGCCATCAAGCGCGAGTCGCTGGAGGTGGTGGCCGAGGGCGTGTCCGACCCGGAGGACATCGACGAGATGTTCAAGCTCAACTTCGGCACCCGCGTCGGCCCCTTCCGGATGATGGACCAGGTGGGCCTGGACGTGGTGCTCGACATCGAGGAGCACTACGCCGCGGAGCACCCGGAGTATCCGGAGGGGCCGCGCCGGGTGCTGCGCGGGTACATCGACCAGGGGCGTCTGGGCGCGAAGAGCGGCGCCGGCTTCTACGACGACTACACGAAGACGCCCGTGCCGTCCTGA
- a CDS encoding MarR family winged helix-turn-helix transcriptional regulator codes for MTAMSPARSTPDLSFLLDRTGHVLRSRMAAALGEIGLTARMHCVLVHALEAERTQIQLAEIGDMDKTTMVVTVDALERAGLAERRPSSTDRRARIIAVTEKGAQVAHESQRIVDRVHAEALEALPEDEREVLTRALNRLVSGHLATPVEAPAPVRRARRSEK; via the coding sequence ATGACCGCCATGTCACCCGCCCGTTCCACCCCCGACCTGTCGTTTCTGCTCGACCGCACCGGCCATGTGCTGCGCAGCCGGATGGCGGCGGCGCTCGGCGAGATCGGGCTCACGGCGCGCATGCACTGCGTGCTGGTCCACGCGCTGGAGGCGGAGCGCACCCAGATCCAGCTCGCCGAGATCGGCGACATGGACAAGACCACGATGGTCGTCACGGTCGACGCCCTGGAAAGGGCGGGACTCGCCGAGCGGCGACCCTCAAGCACCGACCGGCGGGCCCGGATCATCGCCGTCACCGAGAAGGGGGCGCAGGTCGCCCACGAGAGTCAACGGATCGTCGACCGGGTGCACGCCGAGGCGCTGGAGGCCCTGCCCGAGGACGAGCGCGAGGTGCTGACTCGGGCGCTGAACCGCCTGGTCAGCGGGCATCTGGCGACCCCGGTGGAGGCCCCCGCGCCGGTGCGGCGAGCACGCCGGTCGGAAAAATGA